Proteins co-encoded in one Stenotrophomonas maltophilia genomic window:
- the pstC gene encoding phosphate ABC transporter permease subunit PstC, translating to MNAIAQPVAAPSTRDARDARNDKLFRWVLVGTVVFVLIALACAALSMLWGGRHALQMQGLSFFFSADWNPVENKFGALAPIYGTLVTALIAMVIAVPVSFGIAFFLTEVAPRWLRGPVGTAIELLAGIPSIIYGMWGLFVLVPVMTEYVTPFLNETLGEWPIIGPMFQGPPLGIGMLTAGFVLAIMVIPFISSVMREVFLTVPTRLKESAYALGSTKWEVSWDIVLPYTRSAVIGGIFLGLGRALGETMAVAFVIGNSVRLSPSLLEPGTTIAALIANDFGEATETYRSALLLLGFVLFIVTFVVLAIARLMLMRLSRKEGN from the coding sequence ATGAATGCCATCGCCCAGCCTGTAGCCGCCCCGTCCACGCGTGATGCGCGTGATGCCCGCAACGACAAACTGTTCCGATGGGTGCTGGTCGGCACCGTCGTCTTCGTCCTGATCGCCCTGGCCTGCGCCGCGCTGTCGATGCTGTGGGGCGGCCGCCATGCCCTGCAGATGCAGGGCCTGAGCTTCTTCTTCTCGGCCGACTGGAATCCGGTCGAAAACAAGTTCGGCGCCCTCGCTCCGATCTACGGCACCCTGGTCACCGCACTGATCGCGATGGTCATCGCCGTGCCGGTCAGCTTCGGCATCGCCTTCTTCCTCACCGAAGTCGCTCCGCGCTGGCTGCGCGGCCCGGTCGGCACCGCCATCGAACTGCTGGCCGGCATCCCCTCGATCATCTACGGCATGTGGGGCCTGTTCGTGCTGGTGCCGGTGATGACCGAGTACGTCACCCCGTTCCTCAACGAAACCCTGGGCGAATGGCCGATCATCGGCCCGATGTTCCAGGGCCCGCCGCTGGGCATCGGCATGCTCACCGCCGGTTTCGTGCTGGCCATCATGGTCATCCCGTTCATCTCCTCGGTGATGCGCGAAGTGTTCCTGACCGTGCCGACCCGCCTTAAGGAATCGGCCTATGCGCTGGGTTCCACCAAGTGGGAAGTGAGCTGGGACATCGTGCTGCCCTACACCCGCTCGGCGGTGATCGGCGGCATCTTCCTCGGCCTCGGCCGCGCCCTGGGCGAGACGATGGCGGTGGCCTTCGTGATCGGCAACAGCGTGCGCCTGTCGCCGTCGCTGCTGGAACCGGGCACCACCATCGCCGCGCTGATCGCCAACGACTTCGGCGAAGCCACTGAAACCTATCGTTCGGCCCTGCTGCTGCTCGGCTTCGTCCTGTTCATCGTCACCTTCGTGGTGCTGGCCATCGCCCGCCTGATGCTGATGCGCCTGTCCCGCAAGGAGGGCAACTGA
- the pstS gene encoding phosphate ABC transporter substrate-binding protein PstS, translated as MIHAFKSRVAVAVFAASSVFAANAAEITGAGASFIYPVMSKWSADYNAATSNKVNYQSIGSGGGIAQIKAKTVDFGSSDAPLKPEELAASGLAQFPSVIGGVVPVVNVAGIAPGALKLDGTVLANIFLGKIKTWNDPAIAALNPGVTLPSAKITVVHRSDGSGTTFNFVNYLSKVSPEWKSSVGEGTSVQWPAGIGGKGNEGVAAYVKQIKGGIGYVELSYALQNKLSYTAMKNAAGKFVQPSDASFAAAAASADWASAKDFYLVMTNAPGAESWPITATNFILVHKKPKNAANGKATQEFFRWVYKSGDAQARQLDYVPLPDSLVRQIETYWSQNLK; from the coding sequence GTGATCCACGCCTTCAAGTCGCGCGTTGCCGTTGCCGTCTTCGCAGCGTCGTCCGTGTTCGCCGCCAACGCCGCTGAAATCACCGGCGCGGGCGCCTCGTTCATCTATCCGGTGATGTCCAAGTGGTCGGCCGACTACAACGCCGCCACCAGCAACAAGGTCAACTACCAGTCGATCGGCTCGGGCGGCGGTATTGCGCAGATCAAGGCCAAGACCGTTGATTTCGGCTCCTCCGACGCCCCGCTGAAGCCGGAAGAACTGGCCGCCTCGGGCCTGGCCCAGTTCCCGTCGGTGATCGGCGGCGTGGTGCCGGTGGTCAACGTGGCCGGCATCGCCCCGGGCGCACTGAAGCTGGACGGCACCGTGCTGGCCAACATCTTCCTGGGCAAGATCAAGACCTGGAACGACCCGGCCATCGCCGCGCTGAACCCGGGCGTGACCCTGCCGAGCGCCAAAATCACTGTCGTGCACCGTTCGGACGGCTCGGGCACCACCTTCAACTTCGTCAACTACCTGTCCAAGGTCAGCCCGGAGTGGAAGAGCTCGGTCGGTGAAGGCACGTCGGTCCAGTGGCCGGCCGGCATCGGCGGCAAGGGCAACGAAGGCGTTGCCGCCTACGTGAAGCAGATCAAGGGTGGTATCGGCTACGTCGAACTGTCCTACGCGCTGCAGAACAAGCTGTCGTACACCGCGATGAAGAACGCCGCCGGCAAGTTCGTGCAGCCGAGCGACGCCTCGTTCGCTGCGGCCGCCGCCAGCGCCGACTGGGCCAGCGCCAAGGACTTCTACCTGGTGATGACCAACGCGCCGGGTGCCGAGTCCTGGCCGATCACCGCCACCAACTTCATTCTGGTGCACAAGAAGCCGAAGAATGCGGCCAATGGCAAGGCCACCCAGGAATTCTTCCGCTGGGTCTACAAGAGCGGCGACGCTCAGGCCCGCCAGCTGGACTATGTGCCGCTGCCGGACAGCCTGGTGCGCCAGATCGAGACCTACTGGTCGCAGAACCTGAAGTAA
- a CDS encoding HvfB family MNIO-type RiPP peptide maturase — MASTDVRASVVHPRSPLRAAAAGLGLRRALLQDLRDAPAGDFDFLECAPENWIHVGGPAGDALAELAQRHPLSCHGLSLSLGGSAALDTQLLEQVGQFLEKHRVPLYSEHLSYCSDEGHLYDLLPIPFTDEAVRHTAARIARVQELLGRRIAVENVSYYLAPEPAMDELAFTTAVLAEADCDLLLDVNNVYVNACNHGYDADAFIAGLPADRIVCLHVAGHLDEAPDLKIDTHGSAVIDPVWALLARTYARIGPRPTLLERDFNFPPYAELQGELQTIRRLQAMHAGAAHG, encoded by the coding sequence GTGGCAAGCACTGACGTCCGCGCCAGCGTCGTCCACCCACGGTCGCCGCTTCGCGCGGCGGCCGCGGGGTTGGGCCTGCGCCGGGCGCTGCTGCAGGACCTGCGCGATGCACCGGCCGGCGACTTCGATTTCCTCGAATGTGCGCCGGAGAACTGGATCCACGTTGGCGGCCCGGCCGGTGATGCGCTGGCCGAACTGGCACAGCGCCATCCACTGAGCTGCCATGGGCTGTCGCTATCACTGGGTGGCAGCGCAGCGCTGGATACGCAGCTGCTGGAACAGGTCGGCCAGTTCCTGGAAAAACACCGCGTGCCGCTGTACAGCGAACACCTGAGCTACTGCAGCGACGAAGGTCATCTGTACGACCTGCTGCCGATTCCGTTCACCGACGAAGCCGTGCGCCACACCGCCGCGCGCATTGCCCGCGTACAGGAACTGCTCGGTCGCCGCATCGCCGTGGAGAACGTGTCGTACTACCTGGCGCCGGAACCGGCGATGGATGAGCTGGCATTCACCACGGCCGTGCTCGCCGAAGCCGACTGCGACCTGCTGCTGGACGTCAACAACGTTTACGTCAACGCCTGCAACCACGGCTACGATGCCGATGCCTTCATCGCCGGCCTGCCCGCCGACCGCATCGTCTGCCTGCACGTTGCCGGGCACCTGGACGAAGCGCCGGACCTGAAGATCGATACCCATGGCAGCGCGGTGATCGACCCGGTCTGGGCACTGCTGGCGCGCACCTATGCGCGCATCGGTCCGCGCCCCACCCTGCTCGAACGCGATTTCAATTTCCCGCCCTACGCCGAGCTGCAGGGCGAGCTGCAGACCATCCGCCGCCTGCAGGCCATGCACGCGGGAGCGGCACATGGCTGA
- the pstS gene encoding phosphate ABC transporter substrate-binding protein PstS, with the protein MKLHSAGLAALSLAIALGLSACGGDKQAAQQPAADGAAAPAAAGAKVTAEVSGAGASFIFPLVSKWSADYNATTGAKINYQSIGSGGGIAQIKAGTVDFGSSDKPLSSEELAQAGLAQFPSAIGGVVPVVNIEGLEAGKLRLSGALLADIFLGKVKTWNDPAIVAANPGVKLPDGKITLVHRSDGSGTTFNFSNYLSKVSPEWKSKVGEGTSVQWPDGVGGKGNEGVASYVKQIKGSIGYVELAYALQNGMPYTAMQNAAGNWVAPSAETFAAAAASADWASAKDFNLVITNAPGEQAWPITATNFMLMQKQPKDAKRNQDTLAFFKWAFENGQAQANELHYVPLPAELVKQIEAYWATDLK; encoded by the coding sequence ATGAAACTGCACTCGGCCGGCCTTGCCGCCCTTTCCCTGGCCATCGCCCTGGGCCTGTCGGCCTGCGGTGGCGACAAGCAGGCCGCGCAGCAGCCGGCTGCCGACGGTGCCGCCGCTCCGGCCGCCGCCGGTGCCAAGGTGACCGCTGAAGTGTCCGGCGCGGGCGCCTCCTTCATCTTCCCGCTGGTCTCCAAATGGTCGGCTGACTACAACGCCACCACCGGCGCCAAGATCAACTACCAGTCGATCGGTTCCGGCGGCGGCATCGCCCAGATCAAGGCCGGCACCGTCGATTTCGGTTCCTCCGACAAGCCGCTGAGCAGCGAAGAGCTGGCCCAGGCCGGCCTGGCGCAGTTCCCGTCCGCCATCGGCGGCGTGGTGCCAGTGGTCAACATCGAAGGCCTGGAAGCCGGCAAACTGCGCCTGAGCGGCGCCCTGCTGGCCGACATCTTCCTGGGCAAGGTCAAGACCTGGAACGATCCGGCCATCGTCGCCGCCAACCCGGGCGTGAAGCTGCCGGACGGCAAGATCACCCTGGTCCACCGTTCGGACGGTTCGGGCACCACCTTCAACTTCTCCAACTACCTGTCCAAGGTCAGCCCGGAGTGGAAGAGCAAGGTTGGCGAAGGCACCTCGGTGCAGTGGCCGGATGGCGTCGGTGGCAAGGGCAATGAAGGCGTCGCTTCGTACGTGAAGCAGATCAAGGGCTCGATCGGCTACGTCGAACTGGCCTATGCGCTGCAGAACGGCATGCCGTACACCGCCATGCAGAACGCGGCCGGCAACTGGGTCGCGCCGAGCGCGGAAACCTTCGCCGCCGCAGCAGCCAGCGCCGACTGGGCCAGCGCCAAGGACTTCAACCTGGTCATCACCAACGCCCCGGGCGAGCAGGCGTGGCCGATCACCGCCACCAACTTCATGCTGATGCAGAAGCAGCCGAAGGACGCCAAGCGCAACCAGGACACCCTGGCCTTCTTCAAGTGGGCCTTCGAGAACGGCCAGGCCCAGGCCAACGAGCTGCACTACGTGCCGCTGCCGGCCGAGCTGGTCAAGCAGATCGAGGCCTACTGGGCGACCGACCTGAAGTGA
- the pstB gene encoding phosphate ABC transporter ATP-binding protein PstB codes for MNDLSNAVPMQRIAVPSSHESLHTPAPVKLAARGLDFYYDKFHALKGINLEIPEKRVTALIGPSGCGKSTLLRIFNRIYALYPKLEARGEVLLDGENILSPKYPMNRLRSKVGMVFQKPVPFPMTIFENVAYGIRHHEKLSKADMADRVEQALRQGALWDEVKDKLGQSALGLSGGQQQRLCIARAVALRPSVLLLDEPTSALDPISTSRIEQLVEELKNEYTIVIVTHNMQQAARVSDYTAFMYLGDLIEHDRTEVIFSQPSQRQTEDYITGRFG; via the coding sequence ATGAACGACCTTTCCAACGCCGTGCCGATGCAGCGCATCGCCGTGCCGTCCTCGCACGAGAGCCTGCACACGCCGGCTCCGGTCAAGCTTGCCGCGCGCGGACTGGACTTCTACTACGACAAGTTCCATGCCTTGAAGGGCATCAACCTGGAGATTCCGGAAAAGCGCGTGACCGCGCTGATCGGTCCCTCCGGTTGCGGCAAGTCGACCCTGCTGCGCATCTTCAACCGCATCTACGCGCTGTACCCGAAGCTGGAAGCGCGCGGTGAGGTGCTGCTGGACGGCGAGAACATCCTGTCGCCGAAGTACCCGATGAACCGCCTGCGCAGCAAGGTCGGCATGGTGTTCCAGAAGCCGGTGCCGTTCCCGATGACCATCTTCGAGAACGTGGCCTACGGCATCCGCCACCACGAGAAGCTGAGCAAGGCCGACATGGCCGACCGCGTCGAGCAGGCGCTGCGCCAGGGCGCGCTGTGGGACGAAGTGAAGGACAAGCTGGGGCAGAGCGCACTGGGCCTGTCTGGCGGCCAGCAGCAGCGCCTGTGCATCGCCCGTGCCGTGGCCCTGCGCCCGTCGGTGCTACTGCTGGACGAGCCGACCTCGGCGCTGGACCCGATCTCCACCAGCCGCATCGAGCAGCTGGTCGAAGAGCTGAAGAACGAGTACACCATCGTCATCGTCACCCACAACATGCAGCAGGCCGCGCGCGTGTCCGACTACACCGCCTTCATGTACCTGGGTGACCTGATCGAGCACGACCGTACCGAAGTGATCTTCTCGCAGCCGTCTCAGCGGCAGACCGAGGACTACATCACCGGTCGCTTCGGCTGA
- a CDS encoding HvfX family Cu-binding RiPP maturation protein: MNLPILAATRSQLDRLAPWLAPLGLRLLLAWEYFESGREKLQGQNWFADLQDAFPFPFDQVPAALNWQLATWFELVGAACLLFGFGTRLAAASLLVLTVVATYAVHWPMQWDTLGELAMGYAISDQGFGNFKLPALFMAMLLPLLFTGAGKLSVDAVLARPAVR, encoded by the coding sequence ATGAACCTGCCGATCCTGGCTGCCACGCGCAGCCAGCTGGACCGTCTCGCCCCCTGGTTGGCCCCGCTCGGCCTGCGCCTGCTGCTGGCCTGGGAATATTTCGAATCCGGCCGCGAGAAGCTGCAGGGCCAGAACTGGTTTGCCGACCTGCAGGACGCCTTCCCGTTCCCCTTCGATCAGGTACCCGCGGCACTGAACTGGCAGCTGGCGACCTGGTTCGAGCTGGTCGGCGCAGCCTGCCTGCTGTTCGGTTTCGGCACGCGTTTGGCGGCGGCCAGCCTGCTGGTGCTGACCGTGGTGGCCACCTATGCCGTGCACTGGCCGATGCAATGGGACACGCTGGGCGAACTGGCGATGGGCTATGCGATCAGCGACCAGGGCTTCGGCAACTTCAAGCTGCCCGCGCTGTTCATGGCGATGCTGCTGCCGCTGCTGTTCACCGGCGCCGGCAAGCTGAGCGTGGACGCCGTGCTGGCACGGCCTGCGGTTCGATAG
- a CDS encoding HvfA family oxazolone/thioamide-modified RiPP metallophore: MSSSNKTLSLLTATALAAGLGMTASASALSMSDLAQGYLVAGQAAKASTDAKAADTKMAADASKHAEGKCGADGKTAEGKCGADKGKAAGAAAAKTGDKKSAEGKCGEGKCGGKH, from the coding sequence ATGAGCAGTTCCAACAAGACCCTGTCCCTGCTGACGGCTACCGCCCTGGCCGCCGGCCTGGGCATGACCGCCAGTGCCTCGGCCCTGAGCATGAGCGACCTGGCCCAGGGCTACCTGGTGGCCGGTCAGGCGGCCAAGGCCAGCACCGACGCCAAGGCCGCCGACACCAAGATGGCCGCTGACGCCAGCAAGCACGCCGAAGGCAAATGTGGCGCCGACGGCAAGACCGCCGAAGGCAAGTGCGGCGCCGACAAAGGCAAGGCTGCCGGTGCGGCCGCCGCCAAGACCGGCGACAAGAAGTCAGCCGAAGGCAAGTGCGGCGAAGGCAAGTGCGGTGGCAAGCACTGA
- the rnt gene encoding ribonuclease T encodes MSQRFRGFLPVVVDVETGGFDSQRNALLEIAAVPIEMDENGLLYPGQTASAHVVPAEGLEIDPKSLEVTGIILDHPFRLAKEEKAALDHIFTPVRAAMKKYGCQRAILVGHNAHFDLGFVNAAVARTGHKRNPFHPFSVFDTVTLAGIAYGQTVLARAAHAAGLGWDANEAHSAVYDTEQTARLFCTIANAWPR; translated from the coding sequence ATGTCCCAGCGCTTCCGCGGCTTCCTGCCGGTGGTGGTGGACGTGGAAACCGGCGGCTTCGACAGCCAGCGCAACGCCCTGCTGGAAATCGCCGCGGTGCCGATCGAGATGGACGAGAACGGCCTGCTCTACCCCGGCCAGACCGCCAGTGCCCATGTGGTGCCGGCCGAGGGCCTGGAGATCGACCCGAAATCGCTGGAGGTGACCGGCATCATCCTCGACCATCCGTTCCGGCTGGCCAAGGAAGAGAAGGCGGCGCTGGACCACATCTTCACCCCGGTGCGTGCGGCGATGAAGAAGTACGGCTGCCAGCGCGCGATCCTGGTCGGCCACAACGCCCATTTCGACCTGGGCTTCGTCAATGCGGCGGTGGCACGCACCGGCCACAAGCGCAATCCGTTCCATCCGTTCAGCGTGTTCGACACGGTCACCCTGGCCGGCATCGCGTACGGGCAGACCGTGCTGGCGCGCGCGGCCCATGCCGCCGGGCTGGGCTGGGACGCCAACGAGGCACACAGCGCGGTGTATGACACCGAGCAGACCGCGCGGCTGTTCTGCACCATCGCCAACGCCTGGCCGCGGTAA
- the pstA gene encoding phosphate ABC transporter permease PstA: MSTTADSLYLRRRIGNVVAIAASCATALFGLFFLGWILFTLASKGLAGINWDLFTKMTPPPMQEGGLANAFFGSAVMCALAIGIGTPLGVLAGTWLAEYGNARKAGTVVRFVNDILLSAPSIVLGLFVYTLYVMQTGGNFSAFAGALSLAFIVLPVVVRTTDEMLRLVPSQMREAALSLGIPQWKVIVQVLYRSASAGIITGILLALARISGETAPLLFTAFGNQYWNNNIFQPMASVPVVMNQFAGSPYESWQVLAWAGALVLTVFVLLVSLAARGILLRNRISHD; encoded by the coding sequence ATGTCCACTACCGCTGATTCACTGTACCTGCGCCGCCGCATCGGCAATGTCGTTGCCATCGCGGCGTCCTGCGCCACCGCCCTGTTCGGCCTGTTCTTCCTGGGCTGGATCCTGTTTACCCTGGCCTCGAAGGGCCTGGCCGGCATCAACTGGGATCTGTTCACCAAGATGACACCGCCGCCGATGCAGGAAGGCGGCCTGGCCAACGCCTTCTTCGGCAGTGCGGTGATGTGTGCACTGGCCATCGGCATCGGCACCCCGCTGGGCGTGCTGGCCGGCACCTGGCTGGCCGAGTACGGCAACGCCCGCAAGGCCGGCACCGTGGTCCGCTTCGTCAACGACATCCTGCTGTCGGCCCCGTCCATCGTGCTCGGCCTGTTCGTCTACACGCTGTACGTGATGCAGACCGGCGGCAACTTCTCGGCCTTCGCCGGTGCGCTGTCGCTGGCCTTCATCGTGCTGCCGGTGGTGGTGCGCACCACCGACGAGATGCTGCGCCTGGTGCCCTCGCAGATGCGCGAAGCGGCGCTGTCGCTGGGCATCCCGCAGTGGAAGGTGATCGTGCAGGTGCTGTACCGCAGCGCGTCGGCCGGCATCATCACCGGCATCCTGCTGGCGCTGGCCCGCATCTCCGGCGAGACCGCGCCGCTGCTGTTCACCGCCTTCGGCAACCAGTACTGGAACAACAACATCTTCCAGCCGATGGCCTCGGTACCGGTGGTGATGAACCAGTTCGCCGGCAGCCCGTATGAATCCTGGCAGGTGCTGGCCTGGGCCGGTGCCCTGGTGCTCACCGTCTTCGTGTTGCTGGTCAGCCTTGCCGCCCGCGGCATCCTGCTGCGCAACCGTATCTCCCATGACTGA
- the phoU gene encoding phosphate signaling complex protein PhoU, protein MNLPNDHIVKSYDEEQQRLVAEIVRMGEMAVAQLEAAMDVIEKRDENAAHRIIANDEAIDALEQQISHDVMRLALRGPMARDLREILAGLRIPADIERIGDYAANVAKRSIALGKVPPLPQIQGLRALGRLAAQQVRRAIAAYRDNDADAALALREDDARLDAQYTALFRELLTYMMEDPRNITPCTHLLFMAKNLERVGDHATNIAENVWFLVHGEQPLPPREKRDETSSTGQI, encoded by the coding sequence ATGAATCTTCCCAACGACCACATCGTCAAGAGCTACGACGAAGAACAGCAGCGCCTGGTGGCCGAAATCGTCCGCATGGGCGAGATGGCCGTCGCCCAGCTCGAAGCGGCGATGGACGTGATCGAGAAGCGCGACGAGAACGCTGCCCATCGCATCATTGCCAATGATGAAGCGATCGACGCGCTGGAACAGCAGATCAGCCACGACGTGATGCGCCTGGCGCTGCGTGGGCCGATGGCGCGCGACCTGCGCGAGATCCTCGCCGGCCTGCGCATCCCGGCGGACATCGAGCGCATCGGCGACTACGCGGCCAACGTGGCCAAGCGCTCGATCGCGCTGGGCAAGGTGCCGCCGCTGCCGCAGATCCAGGGCCTGCGCGCGCTGGGCCGCCTTGCCGCGCAGCAGGTGCGCCGCGCCATCGCCGCCTACCGCGACAACGACGCCGACGCCGCACTTGCGCTGCGCGAAGACGACGCGCGCCTGGACGCGCAGTACACCGCGCTGTTCCGCGAGCTGCTGACCTACATGATGGAAGACCCGCGCAACATCACCCCGTGCACCCACCTGCTGTTCATGGCCAAGAACCTGGAGCGCGTGGGCGACCACGCCACCAACATTGCCGAGAACGTGTGGTTCCTGGTGCACGGCGAGCAGCCGCTGCCGCCGCGTGAAAAGCGCGATGAGACCTCCAGCACCGGCCAGATCTGA
- a CDS encoding HvfC family RiPP maturation protein: protein MAEAPATLRAQQHAFTAHLRDPQAVSAPAGLDPRRVAVYQRLLFNNLLGLLSTGFPVCMRLLGEPAWNTLVRHYFATHRCQTPLFTELAAEFVQWLQAQPTLPHPALAELAHYEWVETALYQLSAEPLPAPGDVDPLRVPLQRSPLAWPLLYGWPVHRLGAEDAPSALPSEPTGLLVRRDPDGEVRFAALSPLAVHLLSRIGEQPGLDGHRYLQQLATDHGLGADALAEPGAALLQQFLRAGVIGPLAPPR, encoded by the coding sequence ATGGCTGAGGCTCCCGCCACGCTGCGCGCACAGCAGCACGCCTTCACCGCGCATCTGCGCGACCCGCAGGCGGTGTCCGCACCGGCCGGGCTGGACCCGCGCCGGGTGGCGGTGTATCAGCGCCTGCTGTTCAACAACCTGCTCGGCCTGTTGAGCACTGGATTCCCGGTCTGCATGCGCCTGCTCGGCGAACCGGCCTGGAACACGCTGGTGCGCCACTACTTCGCCACCCACCGCTGCCAGACACCGTTGTTCACCGAACTGGCCGCCGAGTTCGTGCAGTGGCTGCAGGCGCAGCCCACGCTGCCGCATCCGGCGCTGGCCGAACTGGCCCACTACGAGTGGGTGGAAACCGCCCTGTACCAGTTGTCCGCCGAACCCCTGCCCGCGCCTGGCGATGTCGATCCGTTGCGGGTGCCGCTGCAGCGCTCGCCGCTGGCCTGGCCACTGCTGTACGGGTGGCCGGTCCATCGCCTGGGTGCCGAGGATGCGCCAAGCGCGTTGCCGTCCGAACCGACTGGCCTGCTGGTGCGCCGCGACCCCGACGGTGAGGTGCGGTTCGCTGCGCTCAGCCCACTGGCGGTGCACCTGCTGTCCCGGATCGGCGAACAGCCTGGCCTGGATGGCCATCGCTACCTCCAGCAGCTCGCCACCGACCATGGCCTGGGCGCCGATGCGCTGGCCGAACCCGGTGCCGCGCTGCTGCAGCAGTTCCTGCGCGCCGGCGTGATCGGCCCGCTTGCTCCACCGCGCTGA